In Antarcticibacterium arcticum, the genomic stretch TTTTTCTAATAATTCTTCCACTTTCAGCCCTGTATAATCCAGCCAGTCCTCATTAAAATAAATGAAATTCCCCGCAGGATCAGCATTGATAACCTTTGTAGGCATGAGATCTGCCATTTGCCGGAAATGTGTCTCGCTTTCCTTTACCTGCATTTTAGATTTTACCAATTCAGTAACATCTACTGCCATGTTAAGGACCCCGTAGATCTCTCCCTTTTCATTTCGCAAAGGCTTATAGGTGAAATTGAAATATCCACTTTGTAATTTCCCGTTTATCACAAGATCTACCTTATCTTCTTTTCCCCAATAAGTGTTACCGGTGGTAAATACCTCATCGAGTAATTCATGAAATGGCTGTCCTTCCAGTTCCGGCAATGCCTGGCGAATTGTTTTTCCAATAACAGAAGAGTCCTTCCCCCATAATTTGATCATCGCTTCATTGGCAAGTCCAATTTTCATTTCCCTACCCAGGTAGATACCTGTAGCAACCGTGGCTTCATGAACAATATTTCTTAACCGATGTTCACTCTCCCTTACAAGTTGATCTTTTACCCGTTCCTCGTGCACGTCTATAACCGTACCCACCATGCCGTCAAATTCTCCCTGCTCATTATATTTGGGGCTTCCGCGGTCAATAACCCATCTATATTCCCCCTCTTTATTTCTCAACCTGTAACTCACATTATAGGCCTCATGGTTATCATTTGCCGTCCTGAAAGCATTTTCAGCCATCTCCACATCCTCGGGATGAGTAGCTTTTAACCACCCGAAGCCTGCTGCTTCCTGGGGTGCCTGGCCGGTATATTTATACCAATTATCATTAAGATAAGCACTTTCGCCTTCCTTATTGGTGATCCAGATAATTGCCGGTACAGTATCAATTAAATTTTGAAGCCTGTTTTCGCTTCGCTCAACAAGCCTCCTGGTCTCTACCTGTTCAGTCACATTAATCGCATGAACAAATATTCCTTCTACCACGCCACTGGCGTTAAGAGTGGGTTGGTAAACAAAGTTTAAAAAGGAATTTTTCCATTCATTCTCACCTACCTTAAGTTTTATAGGAATTTCATTTCCTAAAAAAGGCTCCCCTGTATTATACACATTATCCAGAAGTTCAATAAATCCCTGCCCCGCAACCTCCGGCAATACCTCTTTAACCGATTTTCCAATCACATTCCTGTTTCCTACCAGGTTTAAATAATTTTCATTCGCTATTTCAAAGATATGTTCAGGGCCTCTAAGAGTGCAAATGGCAGCCGGGGCATTAGAAAGAATGTCATTAAAGATCCTTAGGAATTTTTTCTCTTTTTTCGCCAGGTGTAATGCGTTCTTTCGCTTTTTAAAAGATAGCAGGATCATTCCCCCTCCAGTCGAGGTTTCCATTTTACTGGCGTTAATAATAAACTGCTTTTTTTCGGGATTTCCAATGTCAATACTTACAGGAAAACTTTTTACAGGATCGCCGGACCTTGCAAGATTTTCCAATTCTCCCCGCAACGGCGGTAGATCAAATTGACCATTATTTAAATTAAAGAGCAACAGGTTGACCCCAAGAGGTTCTTTTAGCTTAAATTTTTTGGAAAAATTTTGGTTCCAACACAAGATGTGCAGGTTTTCATCAAGAATAACCAGCGGCTCCCTAACTACATTTACGATCGTTTTTTTAAAAATATCTAAATGCTCCTCTATTAAACTGCCCCCGGTAGTATTCATTCCTTAACCTTACTCTATTTATCCTGAATGTTCTAAAATTTGCTAAGATATTATATTTTTTGTTTGCTCATCTTCCTTTTATGACAGATATAAGATTTGAAAACCCTTTAAAAGTGTTTAATTCCAAGTCGCTATTTTTAAAAATTTCTTACTGTTATGCAACAAATGAATACTTTAATTGTCTTTTAATAAAGTCAATCAATGAAATCCATCATCATCACATTGCTCATGCTGGGCAGCCTTTCATTATTTTCTCAGGAAAATGACAGTATCCCACGTAAAAAAGTAACCATTCCAAGAATTGTCGATGCCCCAAAAATAGATGGGGTTCTTGATGAGGCCTCCTGGGAAAATGCAGGTATTGCGACAGGCTTTGTAGAACGCCAGCCAAATAACGGAAGACCAATTCCAGATAGTTTGCATACTGAGGTAAGGATCATCTATGACGACCTGGGTATATACTTTGGCGCTACCATGAACGATCCTCAACCGGATAAGATCATGAAAGAACTTACAGAAAGAGACCAGATAGGCGCCGATGATTTCTTCTTTATTTTATTGAATGGCTATAATGACCGGCAGCAGAGCATGCAGTTCATAGTCACTGCCGCCGGGGTTCAATATGACGCGAAGATGACGAATATGAGAGAAGATTCTTCCTGGAATGCTGTGTGGTACAGTGCAGTGAAGATCAATGAAACAAACTGGGTAGCCGAAATATTTATTCCATATTCCGAACTTAGATTTCCTAAAAAAAATGTGCAATTATGGGGTTTACAAATGGAAAGGGAATTTCGAAGGGAAGGAACTAGATACAGCTGGAGTCCTATAAACAATGCGAAAGGTTCTTTTTCAATTTATGACGGGGAGATCTATGGCATAGAGAACATTCAAACCCCCACCCGGCTTTCTTTTCAACCCTATGTTTCCTCATACGTAAATAATTATGACGGCAAAACACACGTGAATTTCAACGGGGGTATGGACCTTAAATATGGGATCAATGATGCCTTTACCCTTGACATGGTTCTTATTCCAGATTTTGGACAAACTAAATTTGATGAAACTGTTCTTAATCTTTCTGCCTTTGAGGTGCAGTATAATGAACAACGGCAGTTCTTTACAGAGGGTACAGAACTATTTAGCATTGGCAATCTTTTTTATTCCAGGCGTATTGGGGGGTACCCCTCCGGCAGGGCTTTGACCGGGGAAAATGAAATTGTAACTTTTAATCCCACCACGGTAGACCTCATAAATGCCCTTAAAGTTTCCGGCCGTACAGATAAAGGGTTGGGAATTGGATTCTTTAATGCTATTACTGAAAAGACATATGCTGAAATTGAAAACACTCAAACCGGGGACACTCGAAAAACAGTTGTGGAACCTTTTACCAATTATAACATCCTGGTACTGGATCAACGGTTTGGTGATAATTCTTCAGTTTCGCTCGTAAACACCAATACCACCCGGGCTGATGGTTTTCGCGATGCAAATGCCACAGGTTTATATACCCAGCTTACCAATAAAAGTAACACCTGGAATTTACGGGCAAGTGCCGAGGGTAGTTGGGTAATGAACGATGAAACAAAATTTGGAATGGAGGGCCAGGCCGGTATTGCGAAAATAAGCGGTAAACACCGCGTGCAGGCGGGCCTGGATTTCAGGACAAAGGATTATGACATAAATGACCTGGGATACAGCGGCCAAACCAATTATATGCGGTATATGAGTTACTACGGTTACAGGTTACTTCAACCAAAAGGGTTTTTGAACAATATGTTCCTCAATTTCAACCTGAACCACCTGCGCCGGCTGGAACCGGATCTTTACAGTAACGTGGTATTCAATTTTAATTCCAGTTTCACCACTACCAACTTCCATAATTTCGGGGGCGGTTTTGAAACTACCCCCCTGGGAACCAAGGATATTTATGAACCCCGTTTTCATGGATGGCATGTAGACATCCCCACTTACTACAACACCTGGCTGTGGTTTGATACAGATTACCGGAAAAAATTTAACCTTAGTATGGTGGCCGACTGGTATAAATTTGATGAAAAAGGCAGAGGGACCCTTAATATAAATTTTCGCCCGAATTACAGGGTATCAGATAAATTCAAGCTTAATTTCCAAACCAGCATGAACCTTTCTGACAAAGAAATTGGGTTTGTAAATTACACGGCAAATGAAATAATTATGGGCCGGCGTAACCGGAACACCGTTGTAAATTCCCTGGGAGGAAATTACATTTTCAATAATAAGATCGCACTTAATCTGGCATTCCGGCATTATTATTCAGAAGTTGAGTATTCCGGTTTCTTTGAATTACAGGAAAATGGATCTCTCCTCCCGGAACCCGGTCATTCCAATACTTATGATACCACTTATAACAGCTGGAATATAGATTTAAGATTTTCGTGGTGGTTTGCACCGGGAAGCCAGATAAGCATCCTGTACCGCAATGCAATGGATAGTTATTTGCAGGAGGCACGGCAACCTTTAAACCAAAATTTCAATTACCTGTTTGACCAGCCGCAGGTCAATAATCTTTCAGTTCGCATAACTTACTTCCTGGATTATAACAGGCTGAAAACCTGGTTTAAATCCAATGACCAGGATGGGCCGCTACAGCGGAATAATATGGGCCGGTTAAATTAATAGGGGTATAATTCTTAATAAAAAAGGGATCGTTGTAAGTGCAACGATCCCTTTTCAAACATTTTCTGGTTTATTTAAAGTTCAACCCTAAGCCCGCTGTCTATTCGTGCGACAAGATCTTTCCAGTGATATCTGGTAAGTACATCATTTACATAGTTGCCACGCTGGTTGATATCCCGTTTCAAACGTTCCATTTCCCCACGCATCAGTGCAATAATGTCAGATTTCAGGATGCCATCGCTTTCAGTTTCTTTCAGCTTTTGCACATATCCCGTTGCGGCATCAATATAGGAACGCTGTAAATTGCGGCGGTAAGCATCGGCTTTTCGGCCGGCGTACAGTTCGCTGAAGATACCCTTGCGCAGGTCATCCATCATTTCCACAGCCGTATAGGCTTTATTTCCGGATACCTGCTCATTGCTCACCATACGTTTCAATCGTTTCTCGTCTAGTAAAGAATTGAGGGAACGGGTTTGTAATGATTGTACCCTTTCTATAGCCCCTGTTGCCTCAATGCGGGTTAAAAGATCCTGATCCAGCAACCAGTTTGGAGTGGAAAAGGCATGATTGTTTAAAAATTGTACCGCTTCCTTTTGTTTTTGCCGGGGAACCGCCTCATAGACTGCCCCATCCTGATCTGCAGTTTTTTGTGTTTCATATACCCCTCCAACATTGGTGATCACATGGGTAATATAACCTCTCCACAAATTGGTAAGCTCTCCATAAACTTCGCCCAGGTCATCATAATTGTAACCATCCTTAGAGGTCCAGGCTACCAGGTTAGGGACTACTTTTTTAAGATTTGCCAGGCCATACTCACTTGCCTTTACCTGGTCATCTCCCAGGCTTTCCCGCTGCGACTGCGGATCTACGCCATCATATCCCCCGCCGAATTCATACACGGGATCCCCTGCTTTTTCCAGTATCCATTTATCAAGAGTAGGTTTTTCTGCCAGGGGAGTGTTGGCACCCGGCAGGTACCTGTAGCCCCAGTTTATGGAATACAGGTCATACGGGCCCATCATCCTTATGTAACGTACATTTTTATCTTCCGGCTGGGCTACATAGTTCACCCGGGCATAATCCATAATGGAAGGGGTTAACCCATACTTTTGTGTGAATTCAGCCGATCGTAAAGAATCTGTAGGATAGGCGGCACTGGCCTTCATATTATGAGGCAAGCCAAGCGCATGGCCAATCTCGTGGGCAATAACCATCCGCATCATTTCCCCAATTTCGGCCTCTGGGGTGTTAAGGGTTCTTGCGGAAGGATTTTGGGCTCCTGCTTCTATCATATAACGGTTCCGGTAAGAGCGCAAATGGTTGTGGTACCAGATGATGCTACTTCCTATGATCTCTCCCGTACGCGGATCTGTAACCGAAGGCCCTACCGCATTTCGCGTTGTGCTGGCTACATAGCGAACCACAGAATACCGCACATCTTCCGGGCTAAAATCGGGATCCTCCTCTTTGGTGGGCGGATCTTTGGCGATGATTGCATTCTTAAAGCCTGCTGCTTCAAAGGCAACATTCCAGTCCTCAATTCCCTGTTTAAAATAGGGTCTCCATTTCTCCGGAGTAGCAGGATCCAGGTAATATACAATTGGTTTTACAGGTTCTACAAGTTCCCCTCGTTTATAAGCTTCTACATCTTTGGGCTCCAGGCGCCACCTGCGTATGATCTCGTAATCATCGGCCTTCAGTTCTTCTGAATCATAATTGTATTTCTTTATGGTGAACCAACCTACCCGGTCATCGGCCAGTCTGGGCTGCATCTTATCATCTGGCAGCAATACCATAGATTGATTCATTAAGAGTGAGATGGTACCCGCCTGTCCTCTTTCGGGTGGTTCTTCCGCTTCATAGGTCATCAAATGCTTCACCTCGATGTTCTTGGGAAAGGAGTGGGCAGATTCTATATAAGACCGGCTTTGATCAAGCTTTTTAACCTTATAACGCTTTTTAAGGGAAGATGAGATCCCGTTGATGGCTTCAATATCATTTTCATATAGGCTGTTCACTTCCACTACCACCGCATTGGAATCGGGATTTAGCGCCACCACCTTTGTACTGTAGAGGATTGGAAAAAAATTATTGGCCGTTACAGATTGATAAATGGGAGATCCTTCATCGCTTTGGTTCTCAAAGCTTATGATCTTCATATCTACATTATTTCCCCTGCGGGTCCAGCGTACCACCTGTTCATTCACCTTGGACCCGGCATTTACATAACCCCCTCCAAAGCCGGAGGGCACTTTTGCGATCCTGCTCACCAAAAGCATGTCTTTCTCAAAAATGTTCGTGGGAATTTCGAAATAGAGCTTATCCCCTACAAAATGTGTGGTAAACAAGCCTTCATCACTTTTAGCTGCAGGTGTAATGACATCTTTATATGCCTTTAGGTCTCCATTGCTCTTTTTTGGGGGTGAGGGCTGTGGGGTTTGGGCCACCTGCCCCTGGCTCTGGCAGCCCAAACTTAGGACCGCCACCAATCCAATTACAGATAATTTTTTAATCATTCTTATTTTGGTTTTAAGGTTTTCAAGATAAGAAAAGGATTAAAAACTGGCAGTGAAAAAGCAGGAATCCCTTAAAATTTATGATTTGTCCTACCTGGCGAGATATCCCCCATCAATTGGATAATAAGTCCCGGTAGCGAAGGAAGACCTTTCACTTGCCAGCCAGAGGAAAAGTTGTGCCACCTCATTTACTTCTCCCAAACGACCTATAGGGTGCAGGGCAATAATCTGGTCCAGCTGTTCCTTCTCCAGTTGCTCCAGAAGCGGTGTCTTGATAAAACCAGGTCCCACCGAATTCACCCGGATGCCCTTAGAGGAATATTCAATAGCGGCGCTTTTTGTAAGTCCTACCACCCCGTGTTTGGCAGCAACATAGGCTGCACTTTTCGCTAAGCCCACATTCCCTAAAATAGAAGCTACATTGATAATAGAACCACTTACATTTTTAAGCATTGCAGGTATCTGGTACCGCATCCCGTAAAAAACTCCGGAAAGATTGATGGCGATAACTTTGTCCCAGTCATCAATACCATATTCCCCCACAGGGGCCATAGCACCTCCAATTCCCGCATTGTTTACCGCTATATCGAGTCGGCCAAAAGTTTTCAGGGCTACTTCGACACTTTTTTCTGAATCTTCGGCCACAGATGTATCGGCTTTGATAAAAACAGCTTCCCCGCCGTTTTCCTTTATTTCCACCAGTACCTTATTCCCGGCCTCCTCATTTATATCACTTAGTACAAGTTTTGCTCCTTCCTTTGCAAACAATATTGCTGTACCCTCTCCTATCCCCGAACCCGCGCCGGTGATCAATGCAACCTTTCCCTCTAATTCCATAATTACTATTTTAAATAATAAATAATTTACCCAAATTCCATAAAATAAGTTCCTTTACTTTAACTACCCAATGATATCAATCAGGTTATACTTTTTTATAACTTTCCGAAGAAATTTAAATATAAGAATGAAAGCTGTTTTTCAAATTCTCACTCTTCTATTCCTTTATAATGTTAGTGCGCAGGAAAGCACCTTACCTCCAAATTTTGTATATGTGCAGGACGTAATCCCTGATGTTGTGCTGGAGATGCGATATGCAGGGGAGAATAATTTTCTGGGAATGTCGGTAGATGGCTATAAAAGTCCTGTTGCAATCCTGTCCCGGCCAGCCGCTATGGCGCTCGCAAAAGTGCAGAGGGAACTGAAGGAAAAGGGTTATTGCCTTAAAATTTTCGATGCTTACCGGCCACAAAGAGCGGTAAACCATTTTATATCCTGGGCCCGAAAGCCGGAGGACACCCTTAAAAAAGCCCAGTTTTATCCTGGGTTAGATAAAAAAGACCTTTTTTCACTGGGTTACATTTCCACGCGCTCCGGGCATTCCCGCGGCAGTACCATAGATTTGAGTATAGTAGATTATAACAGTGGGGAAGAAATTGATATGGGCGGAGCCTATGATTTTTTTGGGGAACGTTCCCATCATAATTATACCAATATTACTCCTGCTCAGAAAATGAACCGTAGCATCCTTAAAAACGCAATGATGAAGTATGGTTTTCAACCATATTCCCAGGAATGGTGGCATTATACCTACCAGCCGGAGCCTTTTCCAAATACCTATTTTGATTTCTTGGTGAAATAGCTAGTGAACCCTAATTATTTCTTTTAGCGAAACAGCGGTGCCATCTTCAGTAAAACCTTCTATACTTATTTCATACTCCCCTGGCACATCTGAAGTGTAAAATTCGACATTAGTGGCTCTATTGGTTAGAGAAAAGTTTGGGTTCCAAAGCAATTGCAGTCTAAAATCCGGAACACGATTTTGCAAATAATCCAAATTCTGGTAGGATGGGCTAAAATATATTTTATTTTGTTGAGGCCTTACCATTTCTGTATCACTTATAAATTCTTTCTTCATTACATCAAAAAAATCTCCGCCAATGGTTTCAAAGGAAATAATACCCCTGTAAACCTGAGGGCCCATGAAATATTTTTCCCGCAATACCTGAATCGTTTTAATTTTCCTGGCATCGTAGTCAATAATTTCTGAATGATCCTGCAGTAGAACACCATCTACCATTACAAGTGGGATTAAATTTGCACCGGTGGGTTCATTGAAACTACCTACGATTTCCAACCGCGGGTTACCGCCCATTCTACGTATCCTAACCATTTTAACGATCTCTATAAAGACCTCGTTCAGGCTTTTAAATCTTGTAAACTCATCAAGGTGATACACCTCTGGCAGAACACCGTAAAAAGGGTAGGATTTACCATTCCAAAGCAGGGAATCCTGCTTCACCTCAAGGTAACTATTCTCTATTTGACGGTAAATACTGTGCTCCATGATCCTGTCCTTGAATGATACTGGTAAATGTAAGGGCTCAAACTCCAGGGAGGTATAGTTTATCGAAGGATCCGGATCTATAACAATAGTATACTTCCCCCTATCTTCTCCCAATACTTGTAAAAAAGTACGCGGTACAAAATCATTATTTTCCAAATTTAAAGTGAACCTGCCCATGGCATTGGTTTTTACAAGCCTTAAAAAGAATGCATCCCCTGGAATTGAGAGAGCTACTATTTTATTGTTGAGC encodes the following:
- a CDS encoding PAS domain S-box protein, translating into MNTTGGSLIEEHLDIFKKTIVNVVREPLVILDENLHILCWNQNFSKKFKLKEPLGVNLLLFNLNNGQFDLPPLRGELENLARSGDPVKSFPVSIDIGNPEKKQFIINASKMETSTGGGMILLSFKKRKNALHLAKKEKKFLRIFNDILSNAPAAICTLRGPEHIFEIANENYLNLVGNRNVIGKSVKEVLPEVAGQGFIELLDNVYNTGEPFLGNEIPIKLKVGENEWKNSFLNFVYQPTLNASGVVEGIFVHAINVTEQVETRRLVERSENRLQNLIDTVPAIIWITNKEGESAYLNDNWYKYTGQAPQEAAGFGWLKATHPEDVEMAENAFRTANDNHEAYNVSYRLRNKEGEYRWVIDRGSPKYNEQGEFDGMVGTVIDVHEERVKDQLVRESEHRLRNIVHEATVATGIYLGREMKIGLANEAMIKLWGKDSSVIGKTIRQALPELEGQPFHELLDEVFTTGNTYWGKEDKVDLVINGKLQSGYFNFTYKPLRNEKGEIYGVLNMAVDVTELVKSKMQVKESETHFRQMADLMPTKVINADPAGNFIYFNEDWLDYTGLKVEELLEKGWIHLIHPLEREIFKERWQASLNTGNPFEMELRCINKHGKYKWHLSRAEAVINEDGAIKMWIGTNTEIQKLKEEEKRKEDFLKMVSHELKTPVTSIKGYVQLLLNLLKREGVMVQGLPLEQSLGRIDHQIKRLTRLISEMLDLSRIEENKMELQKEIFSINDLVAETVQDINYTNTQHKIEVHQDYKCNVLADKDRIGQVLINFITNAIKYSPDSQEIVVKVQKHKNNQVAVVVKDNGIGIDKKNHRNIFKRFYRIGGKSEDTYSGFGIGLYLANEIIQRHNGTITVKSKKGKGSDFCFILSTAQ
- a CDS encoding DUF5916 domain-containing protein; translation: MKSIIITLLMLGSLSLFSQENDSIPRKKVTIPRIVDAPKIDGVLDEASWENAGIATGFVERQPNNGRPIPDSLHTEVRIIYDDLGIYFGATMNDPQPDKIMKELTERDQIGADDFFFILLNGYNDRQQSMQFIVTAAGVQYDAKMTNMREDSSWNAVWYSAVKINETNWVAEIFIPYSELRFPKKNVQLWGLQMEREFRREGTRYSWSPINNAKGSFSIYDGEIYGIENIQTPTRLSFQPYVSSYVNNYDGKTHVNFNGGMDLKYGINDAFTLDMVLIPDFGQTKFDETVLNLSAFEVQYNEQRQFFTEGTELFSIGNLFYSRRIGGYPSGRALTGENEIVTFNPTTVDLINALKVSGRTDKGLGIGFFNAITEKTYAEIENTQTGDTRKTVVEPFTNYNILVLDQRFGDNSSVSLVNTNTTRADGFRDANATGLYTQLTNKSNTWNLRASAEGSWVMNDETKFGMEGQAGIAKISGKHRVQAGLDFRTKDYDINDLGYSGQTNYMRYMSYYGYRLLQPKGFLNNMFLNFNLNHLRRLEPDLYSNVVFNFNSSFTTTNFHNFGGGFETTPLGTKDIYEPRFHGWHVDIPTYYNTWLWFDTDYRKKFNLSMVADWYKFDEKGRGTLNINFRPNYRVSDKFKLNFQTSMNLSDKEIGFVNYTANEIIMGRRNRNTVVNSLGGNYIFNNKIALNLAFRHYYSEVEYSGFFELQENGSLLPEPGHSNTYDTTYNSWNIDLRFSWWFAPGSQISILYRNAMDSYLQEARQPLNQNFNYLFDQPQVNNLSVRITYFLDYNRLKTWFKSNDQDGPLQRNNMGRLN
- a CDS encoding zinc-dependent metalloprotease, coding for MIKKLSVIGLVAVLSLGCQSQGQVAQTPQPSPPKKSNGDLKAYKDVITPAAKSDEGLFTTHFVGDKLYFEIPTNIFEKDMLLVSRIAKVPSGFGGGYVNAGSKVNEQVVRWTRRGNNVDMKIISFENQSDEGSPIYQSVTANNFFPILYSTKVVALNPDSNAVVVEVNSLYENDIEAINGISSSLKKRYKVKKLDQSRSYIESAHSFPKNIEVKHLMTYEAEEPPERGQAGTISLLMNQSMVLLPDDKMQPRLADDRVGWFTIKKYNYDSEELKADDYEIIRRWRLEPKDVEAYKRGELVEPVKPIVYYLDPATPEKWRPYFKQGIEDWNVAFEAAGFKNAIIAKDPPTKEEDPDFSPEDVRYSVVRYVASTTRNAVGPSVTDPRTGEIIGSSIIWYHNHLRSYRNRYMIEAGAQNPSARTLNTPEAEIGEMMRMVIAHEIGHALGLPHNMKASAAYPTDSLRSAEFTQKYGLTPSIMDYARVNYVAQPEDKNVRYIRMMGPYDLYSINWGYRYLPGANTPLAEKPTLDKWILEKAGDPVYEFGGGYDGVDPQSQRESLGDDQVKASEYGLANLKKVVPNLVAWTSKDGYNYDDLGEVYGELTNLWRGYITHVITNVGGVYETQKTADQDGAVYEAVPRQKQKEAVQFLNNHAFSTPNWLLDQDLLTRIEATGAIERVQSLQTRSLNSLLDEKRLKRMVSNEQVSGNKAYTAVEMMDDLRKGIFSELYAGRKADAYRRNLQRSYIDAATGYVQKLKETESDGILKSDIIALMRGEMERLKRDINQRGNYVNDVLTRYHWKDLVARIDSGLRVEL
- a CDS encoding SDR family NAD(P)-dependent oxidoreductase; protein product: MELEGKVALITGAGSGIGEGTAILFAKEGAKLVLSDINEEAGNKVLVEIKENGGEAVFIKADTSVAEDSEKSVEVALKTFGRLDIAVNNAGIGGAMAPVGEYGIDDWDKVIAINLSGVFYGMRYQIPAMLKNVSGSIINVASILGNVGLAKSAAYVAAKHGVVGLTKSAAIEYSSKGIRVNSVGPGFIKTPLLEQLEKEQLDQIIALHPIGRLGEVNEVAQLFLWLASERSSFATGTYYPIDGGYLAR
- a CDS encoding M15 family metallopeptidase; this translates as MKAVFQILTLLFLYNVSAQESTLPPNFVYVQDVIPDVVLEMRYAGENNFLGMSVDGYKSPVAILSRPAAMALAKVQRELKEKGYCLKIFDAYRPQRAVNHFISWARKPEDTLKKAQFYPGLDKKDLFSLGYISTRSGHSRGSTIDLSIVDYNSGEEIDMGGAYDFFGERSHHNYTNITPAQKMNRSILKNAMMKYGFQPYSQEWWHYTYQPEPFPNTYFDFLVK